Genomic segment of Microscilla marina ATCC 23134:
AATGCTGGTCTTGTACATACACCAGAGGTCGGCGGGCACCCGCAAACTCCAGGGTGTGGGTTTCTGGCTCTACTACCACCACTGCTATTTCCATTCCGTCGCGGTTATAGTTTTGTTTTTGTTTCAGTGTTTGGCGAATGTTGCGGTGCAGTTCGTTCAATATGAGTTCGGGCGAGTGAATATGCTTGAGTAGTACGGCTTCTTTGAGCAACACGGTGGCTATCAGGCTCATAAAGGCTCCGGGTACCCCATGCCCAGTACAATCGACTACCGCCAACACCTTTTTAGTATAGCTTTTTGTCTGGGCAGTGTTTAGCTCAGCCAGCCAATAAAAATCACCACTTACTATTTCTAAAGGCGTAAAATAAACAAAACTATGGGCAAACACTTGTTGGAGTTTGCCTTCTGCCGGAAATATTGCCTGTTGAATATGTTGGGCGTAGTCAATGCTTGCTGTAATATGTTCATTTTTGGCTTCCAGATTGAGGTTTACTGTTGCCAGTATTTCGTTGGTGGTGAAAATTTCTTCATTTTTTTGCTTAAGCAAATTATTGGTTTTTTGTTTTTGCTGTCTCTGCCTAAACAAGGCAAAAGCAAGCAGGGCAGTGGTCAGTAGACCTATCACTACCAGCAAGGTAATAATTTTTTGCTGCCTGATGGTAGCCTTTTGAGCATTGAGCAGCATTTTTTGCTGGGCTTGTTCGTCTTTCAGCACCTTGTTTTCCAGTTCTTTTTTTTCTGTTTCATACAGTACCTGCATTTTGGCGATTTGCTTCGATGTTTGGCTGTTAAACAAGGAGTCTTTCAGTGCCGTATATTTTTGATGATACTGCAGTGCTTGTTCAAACCTTCCCTGGGCTTGAAACCATTCTGCCAACCCTTGATAACTATCTTGTACCAACTCTCTGGCGTTTATTTTTTGCGCCAGTTGCCTACCCTTTTGTAGCCAGTCTTTGGCTGTGTTGTATTGTTTGAGCTTAGTGTATGCAACGCCCAGGTTGATAGACGTTTCTGTGATGCCGTATTTTTCTCCTATATCTTGGTCTATAGCCAAAGACGCTGTATAGTATTTGATTGCCTGGTTATACTTGTGTTGAGCTAAATATAACTTTCCTATTTGCCCGTAAGAGTTGGCGAGGCCTTTTGGGTGCTTTACTTCTTTTTTTATCTGGGCCGCCTCAAGCGAGTACTTCATGGCGAGGTCATATTTACCTTGTGCCCCATATACTGCCCCAATATTATGAATTGTATTGGCAGTACTTCTTTTGTTGCCCAATGTTCTCTTTATTTTCAGGGCTCTTTGGTAATACTTCAGCGAAAGCGGATAGTTTTTTTGTGTATTATATACCACTCCAATGTTATTGCAGGTAAAGGCTATGCCCCTTTGATCGTCCAGTTTTTCCGATAGTTTCAATGACTTAAGCATATACGCCAAGGCTTGGTTATACACAGCTTGTGAACGGTATATCAGTCCTATATTTAGGTAGATTCTTGCCATTTGTTTTAGTTCTCCGGCGTCCTTGGCAGCCTCCAGGGCAATGTTGTAGTAATGAAGTGCTTTTTTAAAATCACGGGCTGACATATAAGCCAAACCAGTGAACCGATAAGCTTTGATAATGCCTCGTGGGTAATTAAGTTGTTTAGCCAGTTTTAGGGCTTTTTGGGCGTAAGCCCTGGCTTGTTTGGGTGAAGCATGATTGTAAGCCACGCTGCACAGCAAGTCCACTTTTTTGCGGTCGTTGGCAGGGTGTTTTTCTAATTTGGCAAGCAACTTGTCTACGGGGCGTTGCCAGGCAAAGGCAGGCAAGCAGGGTAAAGCACAAAAAGCAATGAGTAATATACCCTTCAGAGCCAGGGGTTTGTTATACAACATATGTCATCATTAAGTTAGCAGTTTTACCAAAATAACCTATGCTATCCAACCTGAATGTTGGTGGTGGCATTTCTTCAAAAAGCACAACACTACATTTTGCTGTGGGGGGCAATAAAGTTGATAGTTACACATAGTGGTAGGGACAAAAACTGAGTATTACAGAGGGTTGCGCTTAAAATACTACTTTTTGCTTGCTATAGCAAAAAACGAGTCAATGAGTTCGATAGCCATTGGTCTTTACTGCGAGGCGGTTAAGTTTGTTCATGCAGTACTTTGTCTTTTAGTATCGAGCGTACCAAATAGTCAACGCCTATGTCGTTAGAAGTGATCAACTTGCCTAGACGTATTTCTTTGCGGTGTAATTTTTTAATAATCTGTTGAACGCCATTGCCTTGGGCGTGCAGTTGATGTATTTTACCACTGAGGTCTTCAAGGTACTGGAGCTTATGGCGCATGTGTTGTTTGCCACTGGTAAGTCGGGGGTGATGGGCACAAAACAAAGTATCGAAATCGTACTGTAATACCTTTTTGATAGAGGCGATCATTTGGGGCACGTTCTCGTCTTGCCTGATATATTTGATCTTTCCTAAGTACAAGTCACCCGAAAAAAGCCAACCTTGTTGTGCCTCATAAAAAGCATAATGATCCTGGGCGTGTCCTGGAGTAAAGATAGGAGTCAGTTGGTATTTATCGGTAGTAATTTGGTCGGGCAAGGGGAGGAGCTGATCGGTAGGAGGCATATTGCCAAATACAAATTTTTGGTAGTTCTTTATTTTGAAGCCACTTGCTACCAATTGACGGGTTTTGTCGCCAGCCCATACAGGAACTTGATAATATTGCTGCAATGCTTTAATATTGCCTGAGTGGTCTTCGTGGTGGTGAGTAAGGGCTATTTGCTGCATAGGTAAGTCTTTGAGCAAAGCCAGCAAATACTTTTGCATTTTTCGTTGTCCACTATCAATGAGTAGCCCATCGAGCCAATACACATGTACCCAAATCAGGGGTTTGCCCCAATAGGCGTGCCCCAACTTGAAAGCTTTTACTCCCTGGTGTTCAAAATGTTTTACCTTACTCATACGGTGCTGCAATTGTAAGATAGCGAATCTATCATTTTGCAATTTTATTATTCAAAAAAACTAATCGTCTTCCTTGGTAATAGGTACTTGCTTTAGAATATTTGCCACAATCTCTGAGGTGCTAATGCCATCGGCTTCAGCCTCATAATTAAGCGAAATACGGTGGTTAAATACATCGTTGGCAATTTCTTTAATATCTTCGGGCAACACATAGTCACGTTCGTCCATATAAGCCAATGCTTTGGCGGCAAGGTTTAAATGGATAGTAGCACGTGGCGACACACCAAACTGAATATAACCAGCTTCTTTTTCCAGTCCGTATTCTTTAGGGCGGCGGGTAGCAAATACCAACTCAATGATGTACCTTTCTAAAGAAGAAGAAATGGTTACTTTGTTGATCTCATCTCGGATGCCAAAAATGTCTGATTTATTCAAAATGGTGCCCACTTGTCCGGCAAAACTCATGTTAGACATTCGGCGCATCATATCCAGCTCTAGTTCTTTGCTGAGGTAGTCTATAGATACCTTCATCATAAAACGGTCTACCTGAGCTTCGGGCAGTGGGTAAGTACCTTCGTGTTCTACGGGGTTTTGGGTGGCAAGCACCAAAAAAGGAGCGTCCAGATAATAGGTAGTTTCGCCAATGGTTACTTGTTTTTCCTGCATAGACTCCAGCAAGGCAGATTGTACCTTTGCCGGGGCACGGTTGATCTCATCGGCAAGAATAAGGTTGGCAAA
This window contains:
- a CDS encoding tetratricopeptide repeat protein: MLYNKPLALKGILLIAFCALPCLPAFAWQRPVDKLLAKLEKHPANDRKKVDLLCSVAYNHASPKQARAYAQKALKLAKQLNYPRGIIKAYRFTGLAYMSARDFKKALHYYNIALEAAKDAGELKQMARIYLNIGLIYRSQAVYNQALAYMLKSLKLSEKLDDQRGIAFTCNNIGVVYNTQKNYPLSLKYYQRALKIKRTLGNKRSTANTIHNIGAVYGAQGKYDLAMKYSLEAAQIKKEVKHPKGLANSYGQIGKLYLAQHKYNQAIKYYTASLAIDQDIGEKYGITETSINLGVAYTKLKQYNTAKDWLQKGRQLAQKINARELVQDSYQGLAEWFQAQGRFEQALQYHQKYTALKDSLFNSQTSKQIAKMQVLYETEKKELENKVLKDEQAQQKMLLNAQKATIRQQKIITLLVVIGLLTTALLAFALFRQRQQKQKTNNLLKQKNEEIFTTNEILATVNLNLEAKNEHITASIDYAQHIQQAIFPAEGKLQQVFAHSFVYFTPLEIVSGDFYWLAELNTAQTKSYTKKVLAVVDCTGHGVPGAFMSLIATVLLKEAVLLKHIHSPELILNELHRNIRQTLKQKQNYNRDGMEIAVVVVEPETHTLEFAGARRPLVYVQDQHLHTIKGDRLPIGGEQRESERRFTKHLLYLHRPLSFYLFSDGYQDQFGGEHGKKMGSQRLTQLLDEVHHLPMETQQKSVEQKFTQWKGNMPQTDDVLVCGVRLD
- a CDS encoding MBL fold metallo-hydrolase, whose product is MSKVKHFEHQGVKAFKLGHAYWGKPLIWVHVYWLDGLLIDSGQRKMQKYLLALLKDLPMQQIALTHHHEDHSGNIKALQQYYQVPVWAGDKTRQLVASGFKIKNYQKFVFGNMPPTDQLLPLPDQITTDKYQLTPIFTPGHAQDHYAFYEAQQGWLFSGDLYLGKIKYIRQDENVPQMIASIKKVLQYDFDTLFCAHHPRLTSGKQHMRHKLQYLEDLSGKIHQLHAQGNGVQQIIKKLHRKEIRLGKLITSNDIGVDYLVRSILKDKVLHEQT
- a CDS encoding AAA family ATPase, which translates into the protein MEETDIDKNYHQKIKQVFQEIGKVVVGQDYMVNRLLIGLFTNGHILLEGVPGLAKTLTISTLSKVLQLKFQRIQFTPDLLPADLIGTMIYNQKESEFEVKKGPIFANLILADEINRAPAKVQSALLESMQEKQVTIGETTYYLDAPFLVLATQNPVEHEGTYPLPEAQVDRFMMKVSIDYLSKELELDMMRRMSNMSFAGQVGTILNKSDIFGIRDEINKVTISSSLERYIIELVFATRRPKEYGLEKEAGYIQFGVSPRATIHLNLAAKALAYMDERDYVLPEDIKEIANDVFNHRISLNYEAEADGISTSEIVANILKQVPITKEDD